One part of the Bdellovibrio bacteriovorus genome encodes these proteins:
- a CDS encoding aspartate kinase — protein MKPLIVQKYGGATLADPEKIKSVSSRIAAQSKENSLIVVVSAMGKTTNSLIDLANQVSGHPQRREMDMLLTVGERISMSLVSMALNDLGCPAISFTGSQAGIFTDDSHVNAFIKDVKPMRLDEALKNNRVVILAGFQGVSPVTKEITTLGRGGSDTSAVAMAAAFNAERCEILKDVPAVFTADPNIVKSARPLSELNYDQLMEMTFWGAKVLHYRSVELAKMRDVTLYIGPASSKTSDGTIVKKGLNMFESCKALSLNSHELVLGIHCREKNPAKALQGLQNLLDKNQIAFPQLLSCETSLDKTEIFLTGPQEIMFAVKKELEKHPDFTLLPTDYSTVTLTCTGATSPEMTQKVLNTLTGKNLETQKILISAMSLTVLVEAPLRKQVIECLHPLI, from the coding sequence ATGAAACCTCTGATTGTCCAAAAATATGGCGGCGCCACTTTAGCAGATCCTGAAAAAATCAAATCTGTTTCGTCCCGCATTGCCGCCCAATCAAAAGAGAATTCACTGATCGTCGTGGTCAGTGCCATGGGTAAAACCACCAATTCCCTGATTGATCTTGCCAACCAGGTGTCTGGTCATCCTCAACGCCGTGAAATGGATATGCTGCTGACCGTGGGTGAGCGCATCAGCATGTCCCTGGTCAGTATGGCCTTGAATGATCTGGGTTGTCCCGCAATCAGCTTCACCGGAAGCCAAGCCGGAATTTTCACAGACGATTCCCACGTGAATGCGTTTATCAAAGACGTTAAACCCATGCGCCTTGATGAGGCCTTGAAAAACAACCGCGTGGTGATTCTGGCCGGTTTCCAGGGCGTGTCCCCGGTCACCAAGGAAATCACCACTCTGGGACGTGGCGGTTCGGACACTTCGGCTGTTGCGATGGCGGCGGCCTTCAATGCCGAGCGCTGCGAGATTCTGAAAGATGTCCCGGCCGTTTTCACCGCCGACCCGAACATCGTGAAATCCGCGCGCCCTTTAAGTGAACTGAATTACGATCAATTGATGGAGATGACTTTCTGGGGCGCCAAAGTTCTGCACTATCGCTCGGTGGAACTTGCGAAAATGCGTGATGTGACCCTTTACATCGGCCCGGCCTCCAGCAAAACCTCTGACGGAACCATCGTCAAAAAAGGATTGAATATGTTTGAATCCTGCAAAGCTCTTTCTTTGAACTCTCACGAACTGGTGCTGGGCATTCACTGCCGCGAAAAGAATCCGGCCAAGGCCCTTCAGGGTCTGCAGAATCTTTTGGACAAGAACCAGATTGCCTTCCCGCAGCTGCTTAGCTGTGAAACCAGCCTGGATAAAACCGAAATCTTTTTGACCGGCCCGCAGGAAATCATGTTCGCCGTCAAAAAAGAGCTGGAAAAACATCCGGACTTCACCCTGCTGCCAACCGACTATTCCACTGTCACCCTGACTTGCACGGGCGCGACATCACCGGAAATGACCCAGAAGGTTTTGAATACTTTGACGGGGAAAAATCTGGAAACCCAAAAGATCCTGATCAGCGCCATGAGCCTGACCGTTCTTGTTGAGGCACCCCTGCGCAAGCAGGTCATTGAGTGCCTTCATCCTTTGATTTGA